A part of Sparus aurata chromosome 19, fSpaAur1.1, whole genome shotgun sequence genomic DNA contains:
- the LOC115569958 gene encoding uncharacterized protein LOC115569958, whose amino-acid sequence MPAARVLKPKPVEASGKTLERSRPVQVRAVTGARAELQPPAVRKSRASSCPRCPPPRGRCERDTGAQRAALRPSCERRTRSSSTAPKTSTTCTSTWPRTNPDCRTAVKHAAVGPKCRETSAGPGQRDQRSVRIESKHTSHSHKAFTVIPPNPKKRREIQRKAEAELAALEELRLSRAMAYVSINPSTVGGCMSLEEVRSKQQQEMMQAKRKQKPMKTQLLEQTSVL is encoded by the exons ATGCCAGCCGCACGAGTCCTCAAACCAAAACCGGTGGAGGCTTCAGGTAAAACCCTCGAGAGGAGCAGACCGGTGCAGGTGAGAGCGGTGACCGGGGCGCGCGCGGAGCTGCAGCCGCCCGCGGTGCGTAAAAGCCGCGCGTCGAGCTGCCCGCGGTGCCCGCCGCCGCGCGGCAGGTGTGAGCGGGACACCGGGGCGCAGCGCGCCGCCCTCAGACcgagctgtgagaggagaaccAGGTCCAGCTCCACCGCTCCCAAAACCAGCACCACCTGCACCAGCACCTGGCCCAGAACCAACCCGGACTGCCGGACGGCCGTGAAACACGCTGCTGTTGGTCCAAAGTGCCGAGAGACGAGCGCTGGACCGGGTCAGAGGGACCAGAGGAGCGTCAGAATCGAGAGCAAACACACGAGTCACAG TCACAAAGCGTTCACCGTCATCCCCCCGAACCCCAAGAAAAGACGAGAGATCCAGAGAA AGGCGGAGGCGGAGCTCGCCGCTTTAGAGGAGCTTCGGCTGAGCAGAGCGATGGCGTACGTCTCCATTAACCCCAGCACTGTCG gtGGCTGTATGAGTCTGGAGGAAGTCCGttcgaagcagcagcaggaaatgaTGCAGGcgaagaggaaacagaaaccG ATGAAGACGCAGCTGTTGGAACAAACATCCGTCCTCTGA